The Fulvia fulva chromosome 1, complete sequence region CAACGATGCGCAAGCGCCACCAGGCTCTATATGCACTTCGCACCATAGCAGGCTACCGTCAACATGCCCGACTCAGGGATGTATACTGCACCTGCCATGTTTGGCCAGCTGGACTTGCTGCATGTAGTTGCCGCCCGAGATGAAAAGACTTCAATTCGAAACACGAGCTGAGCAGTGATCCGCATCAGGGGTAGTTCTATGTAAGACTGATCCTGGTTGGAGATCACGTGAGGTCATGGCTGTGCTATCGGCCATCCTCGGCCGTGATCTGCTTGGAGAAGCACTGACTGGGTTTGCCTCCTCGCGCGCTCGCACGGCAGAGCGAGGCAAAGCGAGGCGAGATGAAATAAGGTGTTGGATAACGGTAGCTCAAGACTCCGTTCAAAATGCTGAGATCGACGTTGGGAAAGCCCTGAGATCAACGTTGGGAAAGCACAAGATCGAGATATTGACGGGGGTAGTCGTGTTGATCACTTGTATCACACGATAGTGTTTGTGACCATGATGCTATTGCTGGAAAGATGTCCGCCCGCTGTTGCATGCACATGCCCTCGCCAGACCAGGAGATACTGTAGCCACATCCATGCTTGACCTCTCGGCCTCCCATACCTGATGCATACGCAACATCCTGTTCATCGCTCTCGGTGCCTACCGGCGGGTAGGTATCATCGCTCCCCAAATCCTCACAATCGTAACCTCCTGCGGTCTGTCGCTCCTTCAAAACGCCCTGCTTGCTCCGTGCCGTTTGGCCAATGTTGCTATCCACTTCCCAATCATTTCGTAACGTAACAGCCTCGTGATAGAATATACAATGCCGTAGAAGGGTATCTTCATAAAAATGCCAGGGAAAAATCATCCGTACGCGTCTCATTGATGTGGACTGTGACCTGTGCTTTCGCTCTTAGGCTCCGGAGACTGGCTGGGATCAATCTCCTTCACCTCTGCTGTGGATGCCGTCTTGTTTCCGCATCCCTTCACGAGTACATGTCGCTGTAAGCTAAGTCAGTCGATGTTACAACATACAATGTCGACAAAAGTACGAACCTTGAGAGCATCCTTACGCGAGAAGCTCTTGTCGCAGTGACCGCACGGGAATGGCTTTACAGCCAGGTGAATTCTCTTGTGTCGTTTCAAATCGTGATTTCTGTTGAAGCTCTGGGGGCACTGGTCGCATCGGAAAGGTCTGTCGTTCTGTGCATTTGGCTGCTGAGGGTGTGGTGTCCATATAGTTGGTGCATCTGGGCTGCGTGTCCACTGTTAAAGCCTTGCATCATGCCGTGTGGCATGCCACCCCCGACCAACGTAAGCTGTCCATTTGGGTTGGCCACATTGGAGAGCACTGGCTGGTTCATTGGGTAGCTGTATGGCCTGTGTTGGCTGTACTGCTGTGTCGAGTGTGATTGAAGGGGTGGGATGGACCCATGTTGATTCACCGGAGACATCTTGAGCGGGTTGCTGGTCATTGGACTTTGCTGTACGGGTGAAGGTCCAGAGTATGAGTATCCGTGTTGCGAGGAGGTGGATGATTGTTGTTGTGTGTAGTAGGTCGGTGTTGGTGGAGGCCGGGCGAATGCATCTTGGGCGCTGACCGGAGAGGCCTGAGTTACAGGAGCTGACACGGGTGTGTGTTGTCCATGGACCCCAGGATTATAGCCCTGGTGTTGGCTGTAAGATGTTGGAGCAGACATTGGCATTGACTGCGAGTACTGAGGAATCTCGAATGGTGGTGGCGGAAGGCTGTCGCTGGCAGCAGGCGATCTGGTCCCGCCGACAATGGAATTCAGTGATGGAGAGAACAACGCACGCCCTGAAGGGAATGACACTGGTGTACCGGAGGACTGATAGCCGTAGGGTGTAGAGCCAGTGGTGGACGGAGGAGGCCACATGCCACCAGTACCGTTTGGTGTATATGCTTGTACTGCGCCGTGGCTCGAGAGGGGTGCGCTGCTTGAGATGCCCGAGCTTGGACTGATACCGTCGGCCGAGCTGTTGCTTGGAGGTGTCAACAGGTTTCCAACGCTGGTCAGAGTGGTTGATGGTTGGTAGGCAGGCTTGTGGAAAGGATTCATGGAATGGAACTGCGGTGGGGGTAGTTGGACTGCCGGCAGATCGGGAGCATTTGGTCGGCGGTCGAAGACGGTCGCGCCACCCATGGGGTTAGAGCCAGGTCCCATTGAAGGAGGGAACGCTACTGCTGCAGCCACGTTTGCGAGTTGACGATCAGAAGCGCCGAATGGCTGATATTCCGCTGGAGGAGTAGGCAGCGGCTGAATGAAGGACTGCTGATATGAAGCTGCGAAAAATTTATCGCCGCTCCAGGAGTCACCTGGTGGAGAGCGAGTGGAAGCCACGGAGGGCGGCTGAAGCTGCGGTAGGCGGGTCGAGTGAGTGCTCGAACAAGGAGATGTCTTTGGACGATCAGAGTCGGTTGCTGCGTCGAATGTTGTAGGATCCGGAGGACTGGATACAACCAGACTTTGTACTCAAGCCAGACACCGGTGTAATGGAATCGAAAGCCTGCGGCTTCAAGGAAGGCTGCTCGAGCTGGGATAGGAGCGTGCCGATTCGGTCGCTGTGACGCGAGCGTCTGCAGGTGTGGCCGAAGACGTCTAGAGGCAGTCAGTGGGACCGTTCGTACGATGCTGGCGCTACCAGGCCCAGGACGTGGGAGATTGGGCTCACAATGGTATATCGTGCAACCGGAGCGCCTCGTCGCCCACGAACCGGGCAGTCGAGATCTGAGAGACCCGGAAGTGTGGTCGTGCAGATCTTGCGTTACACCCTGGTGCACCCTGGTGGTACAAGGGTGGACTGCGACTGGCAGTATTCGGTCTCTTTGTCGAAGGGGGATGGGCCGAGGATTGCCAGCAACGCGACCCTGGCAAGCGGGCGGACAGTCGATCAGCTGGGGACGGGGTTGTTGCGGCGGGCAGACAATGGTCAATGGACGAGGCCGACGACAATGGAGTATTGTGCTGTGGCAGGACCCAGTGAGCAGCTGCAGGACAGACGAGTGGAGTGAGCCACGCGGTGGAACAGCGACGAAAGAAGATGCCACGAGGTGAGGTCGCGTTCAAGTTCGGCGGACCTTTGATGTGGGAGTGGCGATCCTTTGTTAAGCCTCTTAGGTGCCTGGCGTGCGGATGGCGGTCGAGGGCTGGACACGGTCCACGCATCTGGTCTGCGGGCGTTCACGTATATGTACGGAGGGCAGCTAGTAGGGACTCTAAGGAGAGAGAGCGCGCGCTGGAGCCCTTCCTTAGCGTGGCTGACTGGCCACTAGGGAGCGTGAGCATCGGCGTTGGAGAATCTGGATCTGCCCTGCTGTGCCGGGGTCGATGCTCAAAGCAGCGGCCACGCCAGACACACGCCAGACTCTGATTAAAGGCCGCTCCCGCTGGGCCACGCGCAGCGATGGGGACAGGGCAGGCGAGGCGTTCTGCCCACACGAGCCAGATCAAAGACCACCTGGGCTTGACACCATCGCCAGGGCACTGACTGCGGCCACAGACACCGGGCGGGTGTCCCCCTAATACGATACTGTAGCTGCGTGCGACGTGTGTCTGTCTGCGCCGCGCGCTGCCTCGTTCTGTCTGCTCTGCTCGCCTAACCGTCGTACATCATTTGTCGACGAGCCTTGCGCTGTCGCTCGCGACCAATGACTGGTCACTGACCGCACCTTCCAGAATGTGGAAACCCCACTCCCATCGCTGCTCCGATTCAGGAAATGAGGCCTACACGGGCATCAAAGCGGCCTCATGCACGCGAGCTGTCTTTGTTCACACCTTCCCGTGCCGCGAGAGAGAGTGAGCGGCTCGCGCAAAACAAAGTGCAGCGCATCCCTGTCGACGTCCGCCTAGCGATTGGCTTTGCGCCTAGCGCATCGTTTCAAGCAGCCCTTGTCCTTGCCCAAGCGTCCCGAGCTTCTGGTCTCTGCACCTCGAGCGTGACGAGGGTTTAGCGTGCGGCCGCCACTTCACGCCCACCACCACACTTTCACGCCCCAACTCCACCCGCTGAAGACCACTGTACCCGCCAGGATGCATCCTGCGACGACTTGCGTGCTCGCACGATCCAGCCCACCGTGCATGCGACTGAGACAATGGCCTTTTTTGATGAGAGTCCCGTACGCGCACTGTCAGGCCACTATCATTTACAGTGCGCGGCGGCAAAGGCTCGGCCCTCGCACACGCGTTCTGCCTACATGTATCAGCAACCGAGGCTGTCGAAACAGTCAGGCAAACCCATCAGGACGCGCTCCGCTAACGCTTAGCAAGACTCATGACAGAATGCTCATCAACAAGCAGTCGCGGCACCGACTCGTGGCCTGAACCGGACAGCTCTCTCGTCCTGCGGCTGCCTCATCTCGCGTGCAAAACATCGTGACCACGGCAGCAGTACCAAATCGTGTTACGCATGTTTCTGTTCGGCGAGCAACAAAGCCGGGCCACACGCTGCACAACAAAGATAGCTCCCTATTCAACCCTCGGATCTCCAACCGGATCGACATAGCTTGAAATTGGGCGCTGCTTGGAGCTCTCTAGTCGACCTCTGCTTGGGGGCTGCCACGTGCAAGATATGCATCACCAAGCGCTGGCGCAGTGGCTGGTTCTCCCAGATTGGTATACCTTGTGCTGCTAACATCATCGTGTGTGGTCTGATCGTCTGCATCATGCTGCTCGATCTTCACAACATCGACTGCACCTGTATCCACGGTGAAACTGGTGGGAGTACATCATTTCCCATTACAAAGAAGAACAAGTTTCGCAAGACCTGGCCTGGGCGCACAGGCTTGTTGGGCTGCATCCTGTTCAGCGTTGCCGCAAGCGAGCATTCATCATATATTGCATTGATCCCCAGGATACTTTCTGCAGGTATCCCGCTGCGTCCTGAAGATCATGAGCGTCCCATGCGACACGGCGCTAACCGTGCACACATGTCGCGGAAGTGGCTTCCAGCTCCCGTTCTCGGGACGACTGTATATGTCGCCATGGCTTGCTGCTCCGCTGGTTCTGTTTCACAAGCACTGTCAACGCTGTTGTACTCCGCTGTCAAACAAGTCCTTGGGAACGATCGGTCACAGCGTGTCCGTCCCAGTGCTCGATTCTCGTGTATCCGCCCAGGCTGGGATTCCACTCTCCCATTACCTGAAGGATTCCGTAGCTCACCAACTCAGCAGAAGCGCATCCGTCAGACCAATGGCATCTTCAGATAAGCGAAGCTAGCCAGACGCAGAAACTCTCGCACGACTCGGTCCGAGCAGCTAGAGCTCCGTGCAAGTGCTTCTGCTTCAGCGACTTTGTTTTACGCCATACACGCTTGGGCGTCATCTGGCCACGGATCTTTGGTACGCGCGGAGTGGATCTTGACTGCCAGCAGAAGAATGTTCTCGTCCCAGACGCCGCTGCGGCGGCCATGTGAGCGAGTGGCTTGATCAAAAGTTGGTACGCAAACATTAGACACCACCGGAGCGCCCGAAACACAAACGTAGACGTGCTGGAATACCACGAATACCTACTTATGGCAAGTGGATTATTGACGAATGCAGTTGCATCTGATCGACAGCTATTCCCTTCTAGATTGCACACTGCTCTTTAGCAAAGATCGCTCTCATGTTCACCCCAACATGTGCACTTGTGCACAATACGCGACTCCCACCGTATCGGCTCGACCATGAACTCTTCCCCACAGTCCAGCAGCTCACGCGAAGACCAGGGGTGTAGACTGGTCACTGACTGGCCTAGCCAGCACAGCCAAACTCAAATGTCCTCGGCGGTCCAGACTTTGGAACGCTGTATCTCAGACGACCAGCACCGACTTCGACCAACGACCAGATTCTATTCTTCGCAGTAGCTACCGTTACTCTATCATGGCCATACCGTTTCTGTATGACGACGTCATTCACAACGTCTTTCCCAGTCGTTGAAGTTCGACTGTACTGCAAAGGCAAGGGCTCTGCCTTGGCACAACGCTTTCTACTCTGTGGGTCGTGTCAGCATATTGCAGCAAGTATATCGTTGGGGTCTTCGGCATTGCTCCCCGATCAGCTGCGCACTCTGCTGTAACACAGACGTGCGCACAATTCACTGGTCACTGATCGAATGCCTTTTCACGAACCAGAATCTGCCCTTACGCATCAAGCTCATGGTCACCAAAGACATCGGGACCGCAATGATTACATCAGGCGAGCATTAGTCGCATACTACCGCCAAATCCTAAAACGATCTGACTTGAGTTCTGGTCGGTTGGCGCTGCGCTAGTATCGTATCACCTGCAGATTGTCTGTCGCGTGGCAGCCTCTTTTTCTCCTCACGTCTCCACCCAAGACTCAACAGGGACAGTCTCCGAAGTGTTGCTTTTCGCAAAGCTTAAGACCTCACGCTTCGTCTGTTGTTTTACCTCCATGCGTCGGCATCTTGGTCTCGAGCCACGGCTTTCGCCATGGCGTACCACATTCGCCGGACCGAGCTGCAGAACTTGCCGAAGTGAGGAGATGGTCAAAGATGAGGCTCCGTGACGGCTGTCCCTGACCGTCACCGCCACCGGATCCTCAGTCATCACGACTTTCTCCAACAGCCAAGCTGGAGAGTCCTTTGCAACGTTACACCCACCGGTCTTTTTGCTGCATTGTGTGAGTGTATGGTCTCTCCATGCGCCTCTCACAAAGTTAGTACGATCTTGCTCGCCCGCCTGAGAACGTCGATCACGACTGCTGAGGCTGTCCGCCAACATGCATCCGGGTTCTTCGTGGTCTCGGTGCCGAAATCTAGACCTACTTACTGCACAGTCAAACCTTCTCCGCCAAAGGTCGTCATTCACACTCTGGCTGGACTCGCTAGGCAAGCACATACATATGCATGGCCAAGCACGATTGGCCTGACGTCTAGATTTGGCACGCATCGCACTCCGTCGTAGCAAACGCTCAAGAAACCCTCACCACGTCCGTGACTGGTCCGATGGCACTTGCCTGAGCCACGAACTCTCTGATATGCGAGCGGCAAACGCCATGCTCAAGCTAGAGGCCACCTTCGCCAAAGAGTGCGGACTCAAGCACCCATCGAGGCGCGGAGCGTCCGGAAGCCTTGATGTTGGCTTGCAAATGCTCCGCCTAGAAACCCATATCCAAGATGACTACGATGCAGGATCTCGGGAGAATCTTCCTCACCACGTTCCGCAGCTTTTCGAGGTCGCTGCTGGTGACTTACAGCATGTACTGAGAGGGAATCCCCGCTGTGAAGGTGAGGCATAAAGGAGCAATGTTATTCCGATCGTAGTACACTTGCCAGGCCGACAGAAGCCTACGATGATACTGGCCGAAGTAGAGTGCTTTTCGATGTCCGAGGTGAACAATGTACCTATTGCTCGCCTAGCTGGGTTCACTCCGAGGTAGCCCTTGCGTTTACCGCTTGGAGTATGGCGACGAGAACGAAGATACATGGTGAATGCTCGCAACGCTGCGAAGACTGAAGTGAGCAAGTACGATTTACATCGTGTTCATGTAAGGATCGAACCTCCGAGCCATTTACTCGAACCTCGTGAGATGAGAGCTTGTGATCCACCACATGAACGTTTCGCTCGAGTGATGACTGTGTGCCGCAAAGCATGGGCGACTGGCAAGTTTTCACTCTGTGGTAAGATGAGCATGGGTTGTTCTGCCCTGCCGGAGCCATGCAGGATAGTGGATGGGTGTGAGGTGCATAGTCGCTGCACTACACACAGCATATGCAGCGGCACACGGCGCATTGTCAAGAGGAAGTGCCATGTGGCAGCAACAAGTATTTAGGCAGGTGAGGTTGCATCGCAGTGAACATGACGGCTGCTACATTGGTGGCAGGCACTGGTGGTGAAGATCCCTGGCGCCGCCATGTCGGAAAGTGTGGAGCAGATGTGACGCTGGCAGTTGAGCTTCAAGACCGAACATAAACATCATCACAAGCCACATTCTCCGCGATGCTCGTCTCTCTCACCGTCGGCAAAGTCGATGCCGGCGTTGCTGTCCTGCTCACGGAGGACAAGCGCCTGGTATGTTCAATCACACATGAACGGCAGACGCCAGCTGTTGACCCGCCTCCTGTAGATCGAGTTCCCTTCCATCCTCCTACCAGCAGACATTCACTCCGGCAGCATTGTCGACATCAACGTAGCACGCAACCAACACGCCGAGCTCATCGCCGACCAGAAGTTCAACTCCCTCCAGACAGACATCTTCGAGACCTTCGGCACCAGATCGCCCTCTCCCCCCGTCTTGAGATGCAGGAACGCTACGCAGACCAGCGTCGTGCTGGAATGGGATCCTATCGATCTTGCGACCGCTGAGATGCGCAGCTTGAGTCTATACAGGAACGGCACAAAGGCAGGAAACATTCCACGAGACAAGCTCAGCACCAAGATCAGTGGGCTCGCATTGGACACCGAGTACACCTTTCATCTGGTATTACGCACGAGCGCCGGGCAGTACTCGTCGGAGAAGCTTACAGTCAAGACGCACAAGATGACGGATCTCAGTGGTATTACCGTGACACCGGGTGTCATGAACAACCAGCTCAAGGACAGCTTGGCAGAGACCGTCAATCGCATTGGCGCGAAGATCATCGACTCGGTCCGCATTGATACCACACACTTCGTCTGCACTGAAGCTAGGGGTCAGGCATGGGAGAAGGCTGTAGAGATGAACGTGCCGGTGGTGGTACCCGACTGGATCAAAGGCTGCGAACGAGAGGGCAAGATTGTCGGCGTCAGAGGATACTACTTGGATGCAGATCCTAAGCTGAGGCAAATGGGACCCAGCACACATCAGCAGCGAGGAAGTGTGTCGAGTGCGACCGCACCGCCGCATCGCGATAGTCCGCGGATCGAGCATACTCCACCAACGCCAGAACGTCCGACCCACGGGAACAGAGAGCAGGAAGCACCGACATCCCCAGCGGAGCCGCCAACACCACCTCCCAAGACAGTCGATCAGCGTCTTGCAGAGGAGTCGACGGAGCAGGACGGGCACTCGTTCGGAGGCAGCACGTTGAACGAGAAGCCAGTGGCTGCAGACGATTCGGACGACGAGTCAGACGGAACAGAAACGCTGTCGAGGGATGTAGAAAAAGCGAAGATAGAGGACGATCAGGATGACGAGGATGACGAGGACGATGGGCCGGCTCCATCGAAAGGCAAGTCTCCAGCAGAACCTACAACTCCTGGCCAGAAGGACGATGAGTTCAGCGAAGTCCAGCTGTAGAGGGGCAATGTCCGTAGTGGATAGATTGTATACTTACTATTGAGGCGGCAGGGTCGGGTGCCATGCCTACTTTCCCATTCAAGATACGCAACCCAGTGTTGGATGCAAGAGCGGAAGGTGCCGAGCCATCTGGTAAAGAAGGATCGTCACAAGCGGCGCCGTTCAAGGTGCGTTCGAGCATCGCAATGCCCTTGGAATCAGGTGTCGGTCGAGAAGATGGGCAGCCAGATGGTGTCCACGATGTGAAGTTGTAGCCAGGATGCTTTAGCTGTTAGAGCAAGTCACTGCCAGCCGCAGGAGCTATCGAAGGGGCTGTCGCACACATGCCCGGTCAGACAACTATCGTATCTACCACACTGTTCATGGGCATTCTCGCCGTGTATGATATGGCAGTGCTGGACTCAGGGACATGGAATGTCCTGCACGGAACTCCTACTTCGCCGCCATCACTTCCATGGAAAGTGACCTTGTGCTGGTGGTAAATGGAGGCGTTTTGAGACCCTACGGTGTTGGTCATTGATCTCTTCTCACCTGGGTCGTACACTGCTCGGCGAGAGTTAATGGTGGTCGAAGCTTAGGGTTGAGGTAGCTTGCATGAACAACTGCTGGGATTCATGTCCAACGGTGAGCAGGCGTCTCGTCGACTTGTAGATGTACGAAATGATTGAGCAGCTTGTCGGGATATGTCTGTGATAATGATCCGTCATGTAATGGGAGTCATATCGCAGGTGTCGGTGCGGAGTGGTTCATGACCGCTGCTCGACCAACGCGAGCTGCATCTTGCATGTCCTCGACCTGGTCTAATTTAACAGGAAGTACAGGAAGTACAGGAACTACAGGGAGAACCGGAGTGGAGTTCGGCCACGGGAGAGCACGATACTGCGATTCTACAGTGAGTTCGCCAACCACGAGCGGCGATATGCACCAGTGGATCCAGAAGAGCAAGATCAGCAAGCGAGCACTGGCGTGTCAGTGTCAGGAACAGCACATGCCAAAAGCGTGGCAGCCACGATACGACAGCCCATAGAGTCAATACTTACAAACAACTAATGAGTACCGCCGTATATCATTATCCGCCGTATATCATTACTCTTCTAGGTGCAACGACCCACTATCAGAAGGTCCACATGCTGGCGTGAAGTTATGTTCCAGTCCTGCATTAACAGGAACCACCCGGAGGCGGGCATACAGCCACCGTGAGCCAAGACGAGATAGTACGTAGCACTCTGGGAAATTCCGTAGTAAGGCGTTGAATCATGTACATACAGTCAAGAGTGCCTCCCTGCCCTCTTTTATTCTTTGCGTCGTTTCTCATCGTGCTTCATTACCTCCCCATCCAGTCCCTATTCCAGTCATGCCGGCCACCTTATGAATTGCATACACAGGTACTCCAAAGCGCCATACTCGCTAAACGCTGGACGTCAAATTCCATCTACAAGACAGCAGCGGTCAGTGTTCGTGGCAAATAAACAGATTATATCCGAAAACAGCAGACTGCCGAGACCGTTCATTCATGATACCACACAGTAGCCGGGTAGTGCCAACGACCTTGGATGCCCAGAAACTCCGCTGTCGCCGGTCTATCTAGCCTAGGAATACTGCAGTCGAAGGTTAGAGGAGTTGTCACGTTAGAGGAGCACTGGGACATGTCAGGGAATGCAGCTGCTGTGGTCGCTGTTTGAGAGGACTTACCCTCCCATCCCCAATCCCACATTACACCGACCCAATGGCAATGGCCCCGGACGGTGTAAGCGGGATCCGTCTTCACCAGGTCTTGGATATCTCGTCTCCGGATCCTGGCATTGTCAAGGCCACTCATGTCGCGGAGGTTCTGTCCCTTTGGTTCGCTGTCGGAATCGATGAAGCTAAAGACGACACCGGTCCGGCCAGGGTTGGTGTCTCTGGAATCGAAAGGTCGACGCTGACTCAGAGGTATCTTGGGCTCCAGTGCTGATCTCCTCTGTCTCGCGGCGGTAAGGTCTCGAGTGCTTACGAGCTTTCGCTGATGGATTGGCCTGGCCTCGTAGTCGTCCTTTCGGCGCCAGACTTCCTCGGTCACAGACATGCATTTGTCAATGACTCCGATGCGCATGCGATGCTTCATGACCATCCAGCGCTCTCGAATCCACTGCCGGTCTTCTGCGTCGACAGCTTCGCATCCAGCTACCATCAATGGGTAAAGTTGTACAATGACAGACCTGCTCTCGATTGGTACCGTAG contains the following coding sequences:
- a CDS encoding Metallothionein expression activator; the protein is MGPGSNPMGGATVFDRRPNAPDLPAVQLPPPQFHSMNPFHKPAYQPSTTLTSVGNLLTPPSNSSADGISPSSGISSSAPLSSHGAVQAYTPNGTGGMWPPPSTTGSTPYGYQSSGTPVSFPSGRALFSPSLNSIVGGTRSPAASDSLPPPPFEIPQYSQSMPMSAPTSYSQHQGYNPGVHGQHTPVSAPVTQASPVSAQDAFARPPPTPTYYTQQQSSTSSQHGYSYSGPSPVQQSPMTSNPLKMSPVNQHGSIPPLQSHSTQQYSQHRPYSYPMNQPVLSNVANPNGQLTLVGGGMPHGMMQGFNSGHAQPNAQNDRPFRCDQCPQSFNRNHDLKRHKRIHLAVKPFPCGHCDKSFSRKDALKRHVLVKGCGNKTASTAEVKEIDPSQSPEPKSESTGHSPHQ
- a CDS encoding Cell fusion protein cfr1, producing MLVSLTVGKVDAGVAVLLTEDKRLIEFPSILLPADIHSGSIVDINVARNQHAELIADQKFNSLQTDIFETFGTRSPSPPVLRCRNATQTSVVLEWDPIDLATAEMRSLSLYRNGTKAGNIPRDKLSTKISGLALDTEYTFHLVLRTSAGQYSSEKLTVKTHKMTDLSGITVTPGVMNNQLKDSLAETVNRIGAKIIDSVRIDTTHFVCTEARGQAWEKAVEMNVPVVVPDWIKGCEREGKIVGVRGYYLDADPKLRQMGPSTHQQRGSVSSATAPPHRDSPRIEHTPPTPERPTHGNREQEAPTSPAEPPTPPPKTVDQRLAEESTEQDGHSFGGSTLNEKPVAADDSDDESDGTETLSRDVEKAKIEDDQDDEDDEDDGPAPSKGKSPAEPTTPGQKDDEFSEVQL